One part of the Sebastes fasciatus isolate fSebFas1 chromosome 8, fSebFas1.pri, whole genome shotgun sequence genome encodes these proteins:
- the LOC141771930 gene encoding tyrosine-protein kinase STYK1 isoform X1 translates to MPAAPHGCSNDTSLPMCYEESAGPLAMIIIPCLLALSTVLVVALIFYSLHKNKQRRQSTSAHFTNGQQSVSLAAASVSAPKVQAALYPWEMPEECVLEGLEFWQTGRHGPICKGLLKKRDGAPSAVVVKSLRDGPNQPEAKEFVEWVLFHATVCKHENVVRMLYCQTKRLPMYLVLDAYSPGNLLHFLWTLRNKNSNITDQSLTFSETSVFLVAKQVAAGLDYLMSQHRLVHGDVAARNILIGPGLSARVSGLDVAFGGRRTDPPIRQRAAEVPLKWQAPERIMMQLSIDRSDVWSFGILLYELITLGSPPYPELEPLSVLPKLQGSYRMKRPQNCGGPLYDMMKYCWMWSFKDRPAFSAIIKLLESSQHLAATKDICVPEAIDIFEYNRKAGLLS, encoded by the exons ATGCCAGCTGCTCCTCATGGATGTAGCAATGATACCTCGCTCCCCATGTGCT ATGAGGAGTCAGCGGGTCCACTTGCTATGATCATCATCCCTTGTCTGTTGGCTCTCAGCACAGTTTTAGTGGTGGCTCTGATTTTCTACAGTCTCCACAAGAACAAACAAAGAAGACAGAGCACCTCAGCTCACTTTACAAATG GCCAGCAGAGTGTATCCCTGGCTGCAGCGTCTGTCAGCGCTCCAAAGGTCCAGGCAGCTTTGTATCCCTGGGAAATGCCTGAAGAGTGTGTTCTTGAGGGACTAGAGTTTTGGCAGACGGGTCGCCATGGCCCCATTTGTAAAGGTCTGCTGAAGAAGAGAGACGGAGCCCCCTCTGCTGTGGTGGTTAAGTCCCTCCGAG ATGGCCCCAACCAGCCTGAAGCTAAGGAGTTTgtggagtgggtcctcttccaCGCCACCGTGTGTAAACATGAGAACGTGGTGCGGATGTTGTACTGCCAGACCAAGCGTCTTCCCATGTATCTGGTCTTAGACGCCTACAGCCCAGGGAACCTCCTTCACTTCCTCTGGACCCTCAGAAAT AAGAATTCAAACATTACGGATCAATCACTGACCTTCTCTGAGACGTCAGTGTTTCTGGTGGCAAAGCAGGTTGCAGCTGGCCTG GATTACCTGATGTCACAGCACAGGCTGGTGCACGGCGATGTTGCTGCCAGGAATATCCTAATTGGCCCAGGCCTCTCAGCCCGGGTGTCTGGGCTGGACGTGGCATTCGGAGGACGCAGAACAGATCCACCAATTAGGCAGAGGGCAGCAGAGGTGCCTCTCAAATGGCAGGCTCCAGAAAGGATCATGATGCAGCTCAGTATCGACAGGAGCGACGT GTGGTCATTTGGAATCTTACTGTATGAGCTGATTACCTTAG GCTCTCCACCGTACCCTGAGCTGGAGCCTCTGTCTGTGCTTCCAAAGCTACAGGGGTCTTATCGAATGAAGAGACCACAGAATTGTGGAGGACCTTT GTATGATATGATGAAGTACTGTTGGATGTGGAGTTTCAAAGACCGACCTGCATTCTCTGCCATCATAAAGCTGTTGGAGTCCTCACAGCATTTAGCAGCCACTAAAGACATTTGTGTTCCAGAGGCCATAGATATATTTGAGTATAACAGAAAGGCAGGACTGCTCTCATAG
- the LOC141771930 gene encoding tyrosine-protein kinase STYK1 isoform X2 — translation MPAAPHGCSNDTSLPMCYEESAGPLAMIIIPCLLALSTVLVVALIFYSLHKNKQRRQSTSAHFTNGQQSVSLAAASVSAPKVQAALYPWEMPEECVLEGLEFWQTGRHGPICKGLLKKRDGAPSAVVVKSLRDGPNQPEAKEFVEWVLFHATVCKHENVVRMLYCQTKRLPMYLVLDAYSPGNLLHFLWTLRNNSNITDQSLTFSETSVFLVAKQVAAGLDYLMSQHRLVHGDVAARNILIGPGLSARVSGLDVAFGGRRTDPPIRQRAAEVPLKWQAPERIMMQLSIDRSDVWSFGILLYELITLGSPPYPELEPLSVLPKLQGSYRMKRPQNCGGPLYDMMKYCWMWSFKDRPAFSAIIKLLESSQHLAATKDICVPEAIDIFEYNRKAGLLS, via the exons ATGCCAGCTGCTCCTCATGGATGTAGCAATGATACCTCGCTCCCCATGTGCT ATGAGGAGTCAGCGGGTCCACTTGCTATGATCATCATCCCTTGTCTGTTGGCTCTCAGCACAGTTTTAGTGGTGGCTCTGATTTTCTACAGTCTCCACAAGAACAAACAAAGAAGACAGAGCACCTCAGCTCACTTTACAAATG GCCAGCAGAGTGTATCCCTGGCTGCAGCGTCTGTCAGCGCTCCAAAGGTCCAGGCAGCTTTGTATCCCTGGGAAATGCCTGAAGAGTGTGTTCTTGAGGGACTAGAGTTTTGGCAGACGGGTCGCCATGGCCCCATTTGTAAAGGTCTGCTGAAGAAGAGAGACGGAGCCCCCTCTGCTGTGGTGGTTAAGTCCCTCCGAG ATGGCCCCAACCAGCCTGAAGCTAAGGAGTTTgtggagtgggtcctcttccaCGCCACCGTGTGTAAACATGAGAACGTGGTGCGGATGTTGTACTGCCAGACCAAGCGTCTTCCCATGTATCTGGTCTTAGACGCCTACAGCCCAGGGAACCTCCTTCACTTCCTCTGGACCCTCAGAAAT AATTCAAACATTACGGATCAATCACTGACCTTCTCTGAGACGTCAGTGTTTCTGGTGGCAAAGCAGGTTGCAGCTGGCCTG GATTACCTGATGTCACAGCACAGGCTGGTGCACGGCGATGTTGCTGCCAGGAATATCCTAATTGGCCCAGGCCTCTCAGCCCGGGTGTCTGGGCTGGACGTGGCATTCGGAGGACGCAGAACAGATCCACCAATTAGGCAGAGGGCAGCAGAGGTGCCTCTCAAATGGCAGGCTCCAGAAAGGATCATGATGCAGCTCAGTATCGACAGGAGCGACGT GTGGTCATTTGGAATCTTACTGTATGAGCTGATTACCTTAG GCTCTCCACCGTACCCTGAGCTGGAGCCTCTGTCTGTGCTTCCAAAGCTACAGGGGTCTTATCGAATGAAGAGACCACAGAATTGTGGAGGACCTTT GTATGATATGATGAAGTACTGTTGGATGTGGAGTTTCAAAGACCGACCTGCATTCTCTGCCATCATAAAGCTGTTGGAGTCCTCACAGCATTTAGCAGCCACTAAAGACATTTGTGTTCCAGAGGCCATAGATATATTTGAGTATAACAGAAAGGCAGGACTGCTCTCATAG